In Francisella hispaniensis FSC454, a genomic segment contains:
- a CDS encoding type III pantothenate kinase, with the protein MLLVMDVGNSHIHIGVFEGEKIVSQIRYATSSVDSTSDQMGVFLRQALRENSVDLSKIDGCGISSVVPHLNYSLGSAVIKYFNIKPFFISMDTTDLDMSAVEAHQVGADRIASCISAIADHPNKDLLIIDLGTATTFDLVTKNKKYLSGSIMPGVKLSLNALCQGASQLSSVTIVKPEVAIGYDTKTNIRSGLYYGHLGALKELKRRSIEEFGSPAYTIATGGFAGLFKEEGIFDEVSPDLILRGIRIAFLENSKKGVGVC; encoded by the coding sequence ATGTTATTAGTAATGGATGTGGGTAATTCTCATATACACATTGGTGTATTTGAAGGTGAGAAAATAGTTTCTCAAATTAGATATGCAACTTCATCTGTAGACTCGACTTCTGATCAGATGGGTGTATTTCTTCGACAAGCATTAAGAGAAAACTCGGTTGATTTAAGTAAAATTGATGGTTGTGGTATATCTTCGGTAGTACCACACTTAAATTATTCCCTTGGCTCAGCAGTTATCAAATATTTTAATATTAAACCATTTTTCATAAGTATGGATACTACAGATTTGGATATGTCAGCAGTTGAAGCACATCAGGTTGGTGCTGATAGGATAGCTAGTTGTATCAGTGCGATAGCTGATCATCCTAACAAAGATTTATTGATAATAGATTTAGGTACAGCAACAACTTTTGATTTAGTAACTAAAAATAAGAAATATTTGAGTGGCTCGATTATGCCAGGAGTCAAGCTCTCTTTAAATGCTTTGTGTCAAGGAGCTTCGCAATTATCATCGGTAACTATTGTTAAACCAGAGGTTGCTATTGGCTATGATACTAAAACAAATATACGTTCAGGACTATACTACGGTCATTTAGGCGCATTAAAAGAATTAAAGAGAAGAAGTATCGAAGAATTTGGCAGTCCTGCTTATACTATAGCTACAGGTGGCTTTGCTGGGCTATTTAAAGAAGAAGGTATATTTGATGAGGTTTCGCCTGATTTAATATTACGTGGAATTAGAATTGCATTTTTAGAAAATAGTAAGAAAGGGGTAGGGGTATGTTAA
- the polA gene encoding DNA polymerase I, giving the protein MKKIVLVDGSSYLFRAYHALPHLTNSQGEPTGAIIGVINMLKKLPTMYDTEYVAVVFDVKGKNFRHQLYPEYKAHRKDMDDELRVQIEPLHQIIKKMGFPVIIEDGVEADDVIGTLAQNLQKQGYQIIISTGDKDMAQLVTDNIVLYDSMKNVTTDVAGVLQKYQISPQQIIDYLALMGDSSDNIPGIPKVGPKTAVKWLQDYQNIDGIIANQQQIKGKVGENLRNNIDLLKLSYQLATIKCDLELDLTVEDLKCRAADKAYLIEAYTRYEFKSLLKDFDNDNTKMLSSQVQAASIAIEYIAITTQSQLDDLIAELEKSDSFAFDTETDSLNTYEANLVGLSFCAKEGRAFYIPLQHRYLGVPQQLELGFVLDKLKRLFADVKKAKVAHNFKFDEKVLSKYAIEINGKVDDTMIMAYVLKSSGKHDMDSLSKEHLGIEPIAYTAIAGTGKHQQTLDQIDIEIVAKYAAEDADITFRLFNHFKALLEQDETLYKLYCEIEMPLTIILNQMEKTGVKIDATKLIQQSASLETSIKELESKCYNLAGQEFNLSSPVQLREILFEKLGLPPVKKTAKGQVSTSEEVLVQLAEDYEIAALIMKYRHLSKLKNTYTDKLPKMLDVNSRVHTSYNQTGTVTGRLSSSDPNLQNIPIKSPEGRKIREAFIAENGYCIVAADYSQIELRIMAHLSKDKNLLKAFNQSLDIHSATAAEVLGIGIDEVSSEQRRKAKAINFGLIYGMSAFGLAKQLEIPRAEAQEYIDIYFNRYPSVKEYMTTAKEFAKQNGYVETILGRRLYLPEINSKNVMQRNAAERAAINAPMQGTAADIIKKAMIDVNTMILQEYNSEVKMVMQVHDELVFEVKKTKLEEIVAKIKSIMEAAVKLSVPLEVNVDAGESWDQAH; this is encoded by the coding sequence ATGAAAAAAATTGTTTTAGTCGATGGCTCTTCATACCTTTTTAGAGCTTATCACGCTTTACCGCATCTTACTAATAGTCAAGGTGAACCTACTGGGGCAATCATTGGTGTTATCAATATGCTCAAGAAATTGCCAACAATGTATGATACTGAGTATGTTGCGGTTGTTTTTGATGTAAAGGGTAAGAATTTTCGTCATCAGTTATATCCAGAATATAAAGCACATCGTAAAGATATGGATGATGAGCTAAGAGTCCAAATTGAACCATTACATCAGATTATTAAGAAAATGGGTTTTCCTGTTATTATTGAAGATGGTGTCGAGGCGGATGATGTAATAGGTACCTTAGCGCAAAATCTTCAAAAACAAGGTTATCAAATTATCATCTCTACTGGTGATAAAGATATGGCTCAGTTAGTTACAGATAATATAGTTTTATATGACTCAATGAAAAACGTTACCACAGATGTTGCGGGGGTGCTGCAAAAATATCAAATTAGTCCACAACAGATAATAGATTATTTAGCTTTAATGGGTGATTCATCAGATAATATTCCAGGTATTCCAAAGGTTGGTCCTAAAACAGCAGTTAAATGGTTACAAGACTATCAAAATATTGATGGTATAATCGCAAACCAACAGCAAATTAAAGGTAAAGTTGGTGAAAACCTGCGCAATAATATTGATTTACTCAAGCTATCTTATCAATTGGCGACAATTAAATGTGATCTTGAGCTTGATTTGACTGTAGAGGATCTGAAATGTAGGGCAGCTGATAAAGCATATCTTATAGAAGCTTACACAAGATATGAGTTTAAGTCTTTACTAAAAGACTTTGATAATGATAATACTAAGATGCTATCTAGCCAAGTACAAGCTGCTAGTATTGCTATTGAATATATTGCTATTACCACACAAAGCCAGCTTGATGATCTGATTGCAGAACTAGAGAAATCTGATAGCTTTGCTTTTGACACTGAAACCGATTCTTTAAATACTTATGAAGCAAATTTGGTGGGCTTATCTTTTTGTGCAAAAGAAGGACGAGCTTTTTATATCCCATTACAACATAGATACTTAGGTGTGCCACAGCAACTAGAACTAGGATTTGTCTTAGATAAGCTAAAACGGTTATTTGCGGATGTCAAGAAAGCGAAAGTTGCACACAACTTTAAATTTGATGAAAAAGTTCTATCAAAATATGCAATCGAGATAAACGGTAAAGTCGATGATACGATGATTATGGCGTATGTGCTAAAAAGTAGTGGTAAGCATGATATGGATAGTCTCTCTAAAGAACACCTTGGCATAGAACCAATCGCTTATACTGCAATAGCCGGTACTGGTAAACACCAACAAACTTTGGATCAGATAGATATCGAAATTGTTGCTAAGTATGCTGCTGAAGATGCTGATATTACTTTTAGACTTTTTAATCATTTTAAAGCTTTATTGGAGCAAGATGAGACTCTTTATAAGCTTTACTGTGAAATCGAGATGCCTTTGACTATCATTCTTAATCAGATGGAGAAAACAGGTGTTAAGATAGATGCTACTAAGCTTATTCAGCAAAGTGCTAGTCTTGAAACGTCTATCAAAGAGCTTGAAAGCAAATGTTATAACCTTGCCGGACAAGAATTTAATCTATCTTCACCAGTACAGTTAAGAGAAATTCTTTTTGAGAAGCTGGGTCTTCCTCCAGTTAAAAAAACAGCAAAGGGTCAAGTATCGACTTCTGAAGAGGTGCTAGTTCAATTAGCTGAAGACTATGAAATCGCAGCTTTGATAATGAAATATCGCCATTTATCAAAACTTAAAAATACATATACAGATAAGCTACCTAAGATGTTAGATGTAAATAGTCGTGTACATACCTCATATAATCAAACTGGTACCGTAACAGGTAGATTATCCTCTTCGGATCCTAATTTACAAAATATCCCAATAAAAAGTCCTGAAGGGCGAAAAATTAGAGAAGCATTTATAGCCGAGAATGGTTACTGTATAGTTGCTGCAGATTATTCACAAATTGAGCTTAGAATCATGGCACACCTATCAAAAGATAAAAATCTTCTCAAAGCTTTTAACCAAAGCTTAGATATCCATAGTGCAACAGCTGCTGAGGTTTTAGGTATTGGTATCGATGAGGTTAGTAGTGAGCAAAGAAGAAAAGCTAAAGCAATAAACTTTGGTCTTATATATGGTATGAGTGCTTTTGGTCTAGCTAAACAGTTAGAAATACCTCGAGCTGAAGCACAAGAATATATTGATATATATTTTAATCGCTATCCAAGTGTCAAGGAGTATATGACTACGGCAAAAGAGTTCGCTAAGCAAAATGGTTATGTTGAAACTATATTAGGAAGAAGATTATACTTGCCAGAAATTAACTCAAAAAATGTTATGCAGCGTAATGCAGCAGAGCGAGCAGCAATTAATGCACCAATGCAGGGCACAGCTGCTGATATTATCAAAAAAGCAATGATAGATGTTAACACTATGATTTTACAGGAGTATAATAGCGAAGTTAAGATGGTAATGCAGGTTCATGATGAGCTTGTTTTTGAAGTTAAAAAAACTAAGCTTGAAGAGATAGTTGCAAAGATAAAATCTATAATGGAAGCAGCTGTAAAGCTTAGTGTACCTTTAGAGGTTAATGTTGATGCAGGGGAGAGCTGGGATCAAGCGCACTGA
- the lpxK gene encoding tetraacyldisaccharide 4'-kinase — MLDKIWYRSKPSLLSRLLQPISLVFTKVANKRKIKQQLKQYKSKIPIIVVGNISVGGTGKTPVVRMLAQQYLAQHKKTTIISRGYGAKADNYPFEVTNSTLATQCGDEPAMLFDALQAKVPIVIAPERVEAVKYIEKNFPDTDIIISDDGLQHYKLARDKEIVVVDATRMFGNKLCLPAGPLREPIERLKKVDQIIVIGNCSGQDRELLKNYKNVTYAKIVATEFVNLLTMEKVAKTKFKNQNVIAIAGIGNPTKFFKTLEDNAINMTAKKVFKDHHKFTQSDFEDIDSTITVVMTYKDAIKCKNFAKPNWWYLDIALDIDI; from the coding sequence ATGCTAGATAAGATTTGGTACAGATCAAAACCAAGTTTGCTTAGTCGTTTGCTACAACCAATATCTTTGGTTTTTACAAAAGTTGCAAATAAACGTAAAATAAAACAGCAGCTTAAGCAATATAAATCAAAAATTCCTATAATAGTCGTTGGTAATATTTCTGTTGGAGGTACTGGCAAAACTCCGGTTGTTAGAATGTTAGCTCAACAGTATTTAGCACAACATAAAAAAACGACTATAATTAGTCGTGGTTATGGTGCAAAGGCTGATAATTATCCTTTTGAAGTAACAAATAGTACTCTAGCAACTCAATGTGGCGATGAGCCTGCGATGTTATTTGATGCTTTGCAAGCAAAGGTACCAATAGTTATCGCTCCAGAGAGAGTTGAAGCTGTTAAATACATTGAAAAGAATTTTCCTGACACTGATATAATCATATCTGATGATGGTTTGCAACACTATAAATTAGCTCGAGATAAAGAAATAGTAGTTGTAGATGCTACTAGGATGTTTGGTAATAAGTTATGTTTGCCTGCTGGTCCACTCAGAGAGCCAATTGAGAGACTTAAAAAAGTAGATCAGATTATAGTTATAGGTAACTGTTCAGGTCAAGATAGAGAGTTACTCAAAAACTATAAAAATGTAACTTATGCAAAAATAGTGGCTACTGAGTTTGTTAATTTACTAACGATGGAAAAGGTCGCTAAGACTAAATTTAAGAATCAAAATGTAATAGCTATAGCAGGGATTGGTAATCCAACAAAATTTTTTAAGACTTTAGAAGATAATGCTATAAATATGACCGCTAAAAAAGTTTTTAAAGATCATCATAAGTTTACTCAGAGCGATTTTGAGGATATAGATAGTACTATAACTGTAGTGATGACATATAAAGATGCTATCAAATGCAAAAATTTTGCTAAACCTAATTGGTGGTATCTAGATATAGCTTTAGATATTGATATTTAA
- the msbA gene encoding lipid A export permease/ATP-binding protein MsbA produces the protein MANMIDKIDLKSQGSSNLSGEMTNKQKVGTLYKRLLVQVKHLWHFLVLAAIGSIFFSAADASMIYLINPILNYGFGPGGGITKQSSTILMLMGVGMVGLLALRSVGSFVSQYFIGSLGQKVVYKFRKDIYKRFMDLPASFFDKHSTGQIISRLLYNVDQVTEATSTAIITVVQDGTFVIGLIIVMFVSSWQLSLFLIVVGPFLGLFISIINKKFRNLSRNTQSSMGNVTHTAEETIRNYKEIRIFGAQQKQQNKFFKNLDYTYSQQIRTIALDALTSPVIQIIASLVLAFSLFTIAIFGTNDGGGSSWLTAGSFASFFAAAAAILKPIKNLTKVNVVIQKAVAATEDIFYILDYPAEKETGSKELAKVDGNVTIKDLSFAFGEHKVLSGVSVDIKAGQTVAFVGKSGSGKTTLTSIISRFYTQHKGEILLDEVDTRELTLENLRSHLSIVSQNVHLFDDTVYNNIAFGLSREVSEEEVIDALKRANAYEFVQELSDGIHTNIGNNGSKLSGGQRQRISIARALLKNAPVLIFDEATSALDNESERVVQLALESLTKSCTTIVIAHRLSTVENADKIVVMDGGKVVESGKHQELLEQGGLYTRLYQSGLQ, from the coding sequence ATGGCTAATATGATTGATAAAATAGATCTTAAGTCTCAGGGATCTAGTAATCTAAGTGGAGAAATGACAAATAAGCAGAAAGTAGGTACTCTTTATAAAAGGTTGTTAGTTCAAGTTAAACATTTATGGCACTTCTTAGTTTTAGCTGCTATCGGCAGTATATTCTTCTCAGCTGCTGATGCCTCAATGATATATCTTATTAATCCAATTTTGAATTATGGTTTTGGTCCTGGTGGCGGGATTACTAAACAAAGCTCTACTATACTGATGCTTATGGGTGTTGGTATGGTTGGTTTACTAGCACTAAGATCAGTGGGCTCATTTGTGTCACAGTATTTTATAGGCTCTTTGGGACAGAAAGTTGTCTATAAGTTTAGAAAAGACATCTACAAAAGATTTATGGATCTACCAGCTAGCTTCTTTGATAAGCATTCAACAGGGCAGATTATCTCAAGATTATTATACAATGTTGACCAAGTTACAGAGGCTACCTCAACTGCAATTATAACAGTTGTCCAAGATGGAACTTTTGTTATTGGACTAATTATTGTAATGTTTGTCTCAAGTTGGCAATTATCATTATTTTTGATAGTTGTTGGACCATTCCTTGGATTATTTATATCGATCATTAACAAAAAATTTAGGAATTTAAGTAGGAATACTCAATCATCAATGGGTAATGTTACCCACACAGCTGAAGAGACGATTAGAAACTACAAAGAAATAAGAATTTTTGGTGCGCAACAAAAACAGCAAAATAAGTTCTTTAAAAATCTTGATTATACATACTCACAGCAAATTAGAACGATAGCATTAGATGCACTGACATCGCCAGTAATACAAATTATTGCTTCTTTAGTTTTAGCTTTCTCATTATTTACAATTGCTATATTCGGTACTAATGACGGAGGTGGTTCATCTTGGTTAACAGCAGGGTCTTTTGCTTCTTTCTTTGCAGCTGCAGCAGCTATTCTAAAACCGATTAAGAATCTTACAAAAGTAAATGTTGTTATTCAAAAAGCCGTAGCAGCAACTGAGGATATATTTTATATCCTTGATTATCCAGCAGAGAAAGAAACTGGTAGTAAGGAATTAGCTAAAGTTGATGGTAATGTAACTATCAAAGATCTAAGTTTTGCTTTTGGTGAACATAAAGTACTTAGTGGCGTAAGTGTCGATATCAAAGCAGGCCAGACTGTAGCATTTGTTGGTAAGTCAGGAAGTGGTAAAACTACTTTAACTAGTATTATATCGAGATTTTACACTCAGCATAAAGGTGAGATTCTTCTTGATGAAGTTGATACAAGAGAATTAACTTTAGAGAATTTAAGGTCGCACTTGTCTATAGTTTCACAGAATGTTCATTTATTTGATGATACAGTTTATAATAATATAGCTTTTGGCCTTTCAAGAGAGGTTTCCGAAGAGGAAGTAATCGATGCACTAAAAAGAGCTAATGCATATGAGTTTGTCCAAGAATTATCTGATGGTATCCATACAAATATAGGTAATAATGGTTCAAAGCTATCAGGAGGACAGCGTCAAAGAATATCAATAGCAAGAGCTTTATTAAAAAATGCTCCTGTGCTGATATTTGATGAGGCAACTAGTGCTCTTGATAATGAGTCTGAGAGAGTAGTACAGCTAGCTCTTGAAAGTTTGACTAAATCATGTACTACGATAGTTATAGCTCATAGGCTTAGTACTGTTGAAAATGCCGATAAAATTGTCGTGATGGATGGTGGTAAGGTTGTTGAAAGTGGTAAGCATCAAGAGTTGCTAGAGCAAGGTGGACTTTATACGAGGCTTTATCAATCGGGACTGCAATAG
- a CDS encoding CCA tRNA nucleotidyltransferase: MKSYLVGGAVRDMLLGITPKDKDWVVVGATENEMLANGFIKIPANFPVFIHPETKQEYTLARSEKKTANGYHGFEVNFSKNISLEEDLKRRDLTINSIAIDQNNKVIDPFNGQADLQNRILRHTSIAFIEDPLRVVRLARFKAQLSNFNFSIAQETHTLVKELVKSGELNHLTRERLHIEFIKALINPNIFFITLDELEALKPIFPNINRVLSLVPDRSFFENSIYQNSSVDEKITLCLLKVPQGQLDHLRKELLLTNKQYKLLKASMTISKILKDKTITAEEIFQLIKSANILRDKNLYENSLNIYKKHLSIRSFKTPLRDYQLLQVAIKIINSINIDKLIAKTPKDKLRAELNQLYIDIIKKQLKL; the protein is encoded by the coding sequence ATGAAATCTTACTTAGTTGGTGGTGCTGTTAGAGATATGTTATTAGGCATAACACCTAAAGATAAAGATTGGGTAGTTGTTGGTGCAACTGAAAACGAGATGCTAGCAAATGGATTTATAAAAATACCAGCCAACTTTCCAGTTTTTATCCACCCAGAAACCAAACAAGAGTATACTTTAGCAAGATCAGAAAAGAAAACTGCCAATGGCTATCATGGTTTTGAGGTTAATTTCTCAAAAAATATAAGTCTCGAGGAAGACCTTAAGCGTAGAGATCTTACAATTAACTCAATAGCCATCGATCAAAATAATAAAGTAATTGACCCTTTTAATGGCCAAGCCGATCTTCAAAATAGAATTTTACGCCATACTTCAATAGCTTTTATCGAAGACCCTCTGCGTGTAGTTAGGCTTGCTCGTTTCAAGGCTCAACTTAGTAACTTCAATTTCTCAATAGCTCAAGAAACACACACGCTTGTAAAAGAATTAGTCAAATCAGGTGAATTAAACCATTTAACGCGAGAAAGATTGCATATAGAGTTTATTAAAGCTCTAATTAACCCTAATATTTTCTTTATCACCTTAGATGAATTAGAAGCTTTAAAACCAATATTCCCAAACATCAATAGAGTTTTATCATTAGTGCCTGATAGATCTTTTTTTGAAAATTCCATCTATCAAAACTCCTCTGTCGATGAAAAAATAACTCTTTGTCTACTGAAGGTTCCACAAGGACAATTAGATCATCTTAGAAAGGAGCTCTTATTGACAAATAAACAGTACAAACTTTTAAAAGCAAGCATGACAATTAGTAAAATACTCAAAGATAAAACTATAACTGCTGAAGAAATATTTCAACTAATTAAAAGTGCAAATATTCTACGTGACAAAAACTTATATGAAAATAGTTTAAATATCTACAAAAAACACCTAAGCATACGTAGCTTTAAAACTCCACTTAGGGATTATCAGCTATTACAGGTTGCCATTAAAATTATAAATAGCATAAATATTGATAAGTTAATAGCAAAAACACCTAAAGATAAACTTAGAGCTGAGCTAAACCAGCTATATATAGATATTATAAAAAAGCAACTAAAATTATGA
- a CDS encoding disulfide bond formation protein B, which produces MKKLGNYIFIFNTLACFVALGGIIFTIIVLDWKPCPMCLLQQLCVLCIMLVSLSVLAVKKFKSFSTLLQFITIIVIAIGAYIAADQAYLQYFVTDTGVDNAATCGAINNKFLLDATRSITGTINSCTDISEKISGISLAIYSFIFFISLLIINCINFLVRILKK; this is translated from the coding sequence ATGAAAAAACTAGGTAACTATATATTTATATTTAATACCTTAGCTTGCTTTGTAGCCTTAGGCGGAATCATTTTCACTATTATTGTTTTAGATTGGAAACCATGCCCGATGTGCCTACTTCAGCAATTATGTGTATTATGTATTATGCTAGTTAGCTTATCAGTGTTGGCGGTAAAAAAATTTAAAAGCTTTTCTACGCTTTTACAATTTATAACTATCATAGTCATCGCAATAGGTGCTTATATCGCCGCAGATCAAGCTTACTTGCAATATTTCGTGACAGATACTGGTGTTGACAATGCTGCTACCTGTGGAGCTATTAACAATAAATTTTTACTTGATGCTACCAGATCAATCACTGGAACAATCAATAGTTGTACTGATATTTCTGAAAAAATATCTGGTATTAGTTTAGCCATATATAGTTTTATATTTTTTATATCATTATTGATCATAAATTGTATAAATTTTTTAGTTAGAATATTAAAAAAATAA
- a CDS encoding efflux RND transporter periplasmic adaptor subunit: MDFKKSFSDIKQKINSSKRNYAIFVIATVILAWLVLGKLGISLAIVYFIFQINYIKNKLHKLKDKKTASIAIVVATLMLFGGIFGFAEFIQSMIKKGMAAYVPQPVAVTSSVVEKTDWKQVINTIGEAQAVQTTEISSQSGGIVSEINFKSGQEVKKGDLLFKLDTSQLKANLEEALSNLKLAKITKDRYNKLVEQKATSKESADKANADYLSALAQVQNIESQIGFKEVRAPFDGKIGIRNISLGQYFNNGDNAATLTTIDPIFITFPVPQNKVSMISVGQEINFYSDSYPGETFTGKITAINSFINDSNRSITVQATYANPHHKIVAGMFLTVHVSLPVRKNSIVIPRNAISYSLYGQSVFTLEPEMKDGKPVKASYTSTADGGMKTINTDKTLYKVGQANIEVLETRNNLALVTGLEPGTTIITSGQNKVHKGMNAIINNSVEINNNIYKQGIQ; this comes from the coding sequence GTGGATTTTAAAAAGTCTTTTTCAGATATTAAACAAAAAATAAATTCAAGCAAAAGAAACTATGCTATTTTTGTTATAGCAACTGTAATTCTAGCTTGGCTTGTGCTTGGAAAACTTGGAATATCATTAGCAATTGTATATTTTATCTTCCAAATTAACTATATCAAGAATAAGCTCCATAAACTTAAAGATAAAAAAACCGCATCGATTGCTATTGTGGTTGCAACCCTAATGCTTTTTGGTGGAATTTTTGGTTTTGCTGAGTTTATTCAAAGCATGATCAAAAAAGGTATGGCAGCATATGTGCCTCAGCCTGTTGCAGTAACGTCATCAGTAGTTGAAAAAACTGATTGGAAACAAGTTATTAACACAATCGGTGAGGCTCAAGCAGTTCAAACTACAGAGATATCTTCTCAATCTGGAGGAATTGTTAGTGAAATTAATTTTAAGAGTGGTCAAGAGGTTAAGAAAGGCGATCTACTCTTCAAGCTAGATACTAGTCAACTCAAAGCTAACCTTGAAGAAGCATTATCAAATCTTAAATTAGCTAAAATAACTAAAGATCGTTATAACAAGCTCGTTGAGCAAAAAGCCACCTCAAAAGAATCTGCTGATAAGGCTAATGCTGACTATCTATCTGCACTAGCTCAAGTACAAAATATAGAATCACAAATTGGTTTCAAAGAAGTTAGAGCACCTTTTGATGGTAAGATTGGTATTAGAAATATTAGTTTGGGGCAATATTTTAACAATGGCGATAATGCTGCGACCCTTACTACAATTGACCCTATATTCATTACATTCCCTGTACCTCAAAATAAAGTAAGTATGATAAGTGTTGGTCAAGAGATAAACTTCTACTCTGATTCATATCCTGGTGAAACCTTTACTGGAAAAATAACAGCAATTAACTCTTTTATTAATGACTCTAATAGATCAATTACTGTTCAAGCAACCTATGCAAATCCTCACCATAAGATTGTTGCGGGAATGTTTTTAACAGTTCATGTTAGTTTACCAGTTAGAAAGAACTCTATTGTAATACCTCGTAATGCCATCTCATATAGTCTCTATGGTCAATCGGTATTTACCTTAGAACCAGAAATGAAAGATGGTAAACCTGTAAAAGCATCTTATACATCTACTGCTGATGGCGGCATGAAAACCATCAACACCGATAAAACACTATACAAAGTAGGCCAAGCGAACATCGAAGTGCTTGAAACAAGAAATAATCTCGCTTTAGTCACAGGTTTAGAACCAGGAACGACAATCATTACATCTGGTCAAAATAAAGTCCATAAAGGTATGAATGCTATCATAAACAATAGTGTAGAAATTAACAACAACATATACAAGCAAGGAATTCAGTAA